A window of Acinetobacter sp. TR3 contains these coding sequences:
- the hfq gene encoding RNA chaperone Hfq, whose product MSKGQTLQDPFLNSLRKERIPVSIFLVNGIKLQGHIESFDQYVVLLKNTVSQMVYKHAISTVVPARNPRPAGAQGATGGFGGQGSTGGFGGQGGFGGQGGGFGGQGGFGGQGGFGGQGGFGGQGGFGGQGGFGGQGGFGHQGGFDSETKFEDGQEDENNR is encoded by the coding sequence ATGTCTAAAGGTCAAACTTTACAAGATCCGTTCTTAAATTCTCTCCGTAAAGAACGTATTCCAGTTTCTATTTTCCTCGTGAACGGTATTAAATTACAGGGGCATATCGAGTCGTTTGACCAATATGTAGTTTTATTAAAAAATACTGTAAGCCAAATGGTTTATAAACACGCGATTTCTACAGTTGTTCCTGCACGTAATCCACGTCCAGCTGGTGCTCAAGGTGCTACTGGTGGCTTCGGTGGTCAAGGTTCTACTGGCGGATTTGGCGGTCAAGGTGGATTTGGCGGTCAAGGTGGTGGCTTCGGCGGTCAAGGTGGCTTCGGTGGTCAAGGTGGCTTCGGTGGTCAAGGCGGCTTCGGTGGTCAAGGTGGCTTCGGTGGTCAAGGTGGCTTTGGCGGTCAAGGTGGCTTTGGTCATCAAGGTGGCTTCGATAGCGAAACTAAATTTGAAGATGGTCAAGAAGACGAAAATAATCGTTAA